In the genome of Lysobacter sp. BMK333-48F3, the window TGCGGCTGGGCGCCGACCCTAACCGCGCCGCGCTGGGCGAAGGCAATCCGCTGATCGTCGCCGCCGGGCTCGGCGCGCAGCCGATCGTCGAACGCCTGATCGCCGCCGGCGCAGACGTCGACCGGGTGGTGACCTACGACGAGACCCCGCTGATCAACGCCGCCCGCGCCGGTCATCTGGCGACCGTCGACTACCTGGTCGCCCACGGCGCCGACGTCAACCTGGGCGTGGTCGCCGACGGTTGGCTGGGACGCTGGCGATCGCCGCTGAACCAGACCCGCGACCCGGCGGTGCGCGCCTATCTGCTCGAACGGGGTGCGGTCGCCGGCCGCCCCTGACCGGCGCGCCGGCGCCCCCGGCCATCCCGCTCCGCTCCACCCCTGCAGCGTCGGCTCTGCCGTGCGCACGGACGCGCCTGCGCCCGCGTCGGCCTTGGCCCGCGCGATCTCTGATTCAAAGCATCACTGATTCGAAGCACCGCTCATCCAAAGCATCACTCACTCAAAGGAAGACCGAGATGACCCGCCACCTGATGGCTTGCGCCCTGATCGCCTGCCTGCTCGCCGCTCCGGCCCGCGCGCAAGCGCCCACCGATCCCGAGCTGCGACGGCTGGCGGCGGCGATCGAGAACGGCCTGCGGCCCAGCGTGGCCAAGCCGGGCGTAGAAGTTCCGAGCTGGACCCTGCAGCAGCGCATGGCCCACTACAAAGTGCCCGGCGTCGCCATCGCCATCGTCAAGGACGGACGCCTGGCCTATGCCGCCGGCTATGGCGTGCGCGAAGCCGGCGGCGCCGACGCGGTGGACGCCGACACCCTGTTCTCGGTCGGCTCGGTCAGCAAGATGATCACCGCTGCGACCAGTCTGCGATTGGTGGCGCAAGGCAGGCTCGAACTCGACCGCGACGTCAACGGCTACCTGAAATCCTGGCGCATTCCGCAGGCGCCCGGCATCGCCGATCCCAAGGTCAGTCTGCGCATGCTGCTGTCGCACACCTCCGGCCTCAGCGTGCACGGCTTCGAGGACTATCTTCCCGGCGAGCCCCTGCCCAGCCTGGTGCAGACCCTGGACGGCGTCGCCCCGGCGAAAAACCAGCCGATCCGCTTGCAGCGCACGCCCGGCGCGCGCAGCGAGTACTCCGGCGGCGGCATCATGGTCGCGCAGCAGTTGATCGAAGACGTCGCCGGGCAGCCGCTGGACGCGGTCGCACGCGGCCAGGTGTTCGAGCCGCTGGGCATGCGCCGCAGCACCTTCCAGGATCCGCTGCAGGCAGGTCGCGACAACATCGCCAAGGCTCATGACCGCAACGGCGCGCTTGCCGCTCTGCCGCGCGGCTGGGAGTCGTTTCCCGAGCAGGCCGCCTCGGGCCTGTGGACCAGCGCCCACGACCTGGGCGCCTTCGTCGGCGCGCTGATCCGCAGCTACCGCGGCGAGGGTGGACTGCTGCCGCAGAGCCTCACGATCGAAATGATGACCGAGGTATCGCCGGGCACACGCGGCCTGGGGCCGGAACTGCTCGGCAGCGGCCGCGCGCGCCGGTTCACCCACAACGGCGACAACGAGAACTATCACGCGGTGATCGAGGGCTATCCCGAAACCGGCTACGGCTTCGCCATCCTCACCAACGGCAAGAACGCCAAGGGGCTGCGCGGAGAAATCCGCAACGCCATCTCCGATGCGCTCGCCGACGGGGTCAAGCCCTTGATCCGTCCGATCGCGCTGGAGCTCGGCGCGCCGGTCCAGGCCGCTTACGCCGGCAGCTATCGTCTCGACCCGGCGCTGCCGATGGACGTGCGCGGCGCGCTCGCCGACGGATTCGACTACCCGTCGCTGCAGGTGCGGGTCGCCGACGGCACCCTGGTCGTCGATCTGCCCGGAGGGCCGACCGCGGCGAGCCTGCTGCCGTTGAGCCCGAGCCGGTTCGCAGCTCCGGGCTTGAACGTCGAACTGGAGTTCCATCGCAACGCTCACGGGGCCGTGCACGCGGTCAGCGCGAGCGTCGGCAGCGCGCGCGCCTACTACCGCCGTGAGACCGCGTCCGCCGCTTCGCTCGGCCGCGGCCTGTAGCGGCCGCGACGCCGCTTGCGCGCATCCGCGGCCGGGCGGATGCGCGCGCGACTGCGCGCGTCGTACCTGCAGCTTGCCCCGCCGCGTGGTAAATAGGTTCGGCCCGACCGTTGTCGCGACCCTGAACGATTCGCCCGCATGAGCCGACCGCGTGCTTCCCAACCGACCCGCAAGGCCGGCGAGCCCCTGACCATGGCCGATCTGGCCGAACTGGCCGGGGTCTCGGCGATCACTGTCTCGCGCGCCTTGCGCGACAGTCCGCTGGTCAATCCCGAGACCCGTGCCCGGATCAAGCAATTGGCCGAGCAACAGGGCTACCAGTTCAACATCAGCGCGCGCAACCTGCGCCTGCGTCGCAGCATGACCGTGGCGGTGGTGGTGGAAATGAAGCCGACCGTGGAACGGCAGATGTCCGGCTCCTATCCGCTGGACCTGCTCGGCGGCATCAGCCAGGAGCTGACCTCGGCCGGCTACAGCGTGCTGCTGACCTCGCTGCAGGGCGGCTCGCTGCCCAGCGTACAGGCGGCCGACGGAGTGATCCTGCTCGGCCAGGGCGCGCACGAGGACGCCATGCACGAGGTCCAGCGCTGGGGTCGGCCGATGGTGGTGTGGGGCGCGGTCAGCCGCCACGAGACCCAGGTCGTGGTCGGCAGCGACAACCTGCGCGGCGGCAAGCTCGCCGCCGAGCGTTTCCTGGCCCTGGGCCGGCGCCGGCCGGTGTTCCTCGGCGACAGCGCCCACGGCGAGTTCGCCGAACGCCTGGAGGGCTTCGGTTCGACCCTGGCCGAGCACGGGATCGTGCCGCTGACCCCGCAAGTGGCCAATTTCACCGTCAGCGCCGGCGCCCAGGCGGTGCACAGCCTGCTCGACGAGCAGCCGCAGTTCGACGCCCTGTTCGCCGCCAGCGACCTGCTCGCGATCGGCGCGATCCGGGCCCTGATCGAGCGCGGCCGGCGCGTGCCCGAGGACGTGTCGGTGATCGGCTACGACGACACCCCGCTGGGCGCGACCTATCTGCCGCCGTTGACCTCGATCCACCAGAACTTCGTCGACGCCGGGGTGTTGCTGGCTCGCAAGATCCTGGCCTTGATCGAAGGCCGCCCGGCGCAGTCGGAGATCCTGCCGACCCACCTGGTCGCGCGGGTCACCTGAGCCGCGGCGGCGGCGCGCCGCGATGCGCGCCGGTCTCGCGCAGGGCGTGCGCTGGGTCATGCTGCGTCGCAGCGTGCACACTGCAATGCGACAGTCCGCATGCTGCGCAGCAGCATCGCGCTAAGCGATTGATCCGATTCGTCGGCATGCGCAGCGACGGCGCCCGCGCCGGGCTCGCTGCGCGCGTCGAAAGCACATTGAATCACAAGGTTGTTATCGATAACTTGACATCGATAACAGACGCTCTCTAGGGTCCGCGCAACGCCGCTCAAGGACCCGCCCCGCGTGACCCAGCCCCAAGCCCTGCCGTCCTCCCCCGACGCCGCCGCCGACGCCTGGCTGTTGCGCCAGCGCGGATTCGATCCGGCCCGGCGCCGCCGCGACGAGACCCTGTTCGCGCTCGCCAACGGTTCGCTGGGCGTGCGCGGCGGATTCGAGGAAGCCGACGGCGGCAGCGACGGCAGCTTCCTGGCCTCGGTCTACGAGAAGCACCCGATCCACTATCACGAACGCTTCCCCGGCTTCGCCCGCAATACCGACACCCGCCTGCCGGTCGCCGACGGCCAGCGCATCGCGGTCTGGCTCGGCGCCCAGCGCCTGGAGCCGGATCGGGCGCAATGGCTGGAGTTCGAACGCAGCCTCGACCTGCGCCGCGGCCGCAGCGCGCGCCGCCTGCGCCTGCGCACCGCGCAGGGCCAGACCGTGCAGATCCACGCCGAGCGCGTGCTGCCGTTCGACAGCGGCCACGAGGGCGTCGACCTGCTGGCGATCCGCTACCGGGTCGAATCGATCGACTACACCGGTCCGCTGAGCCTGGTCTCGGCGATCGAATGCGGCCACCAGGCCGCCGAACAGGGCGACGATCCGCGCATCGGCGTGGCTTCCGCGGAAGGCTTGAAGCTGCTCTCGGCGCATGCCGACACGCACGGCGCGCACGTGCTGCAATCGACCCGGCGCAGCAATCTGCGGGTGGTCTGCGCCCAGGGCCACCGCAGCGGCGCCGGACTCGACGCGGCCCAGGCCGAGGTCGACGGCGACGCGGTGCGGCAGCGCTACGAGGCGCAGTTGCAGCCGGGCCAGAGCGCGAGCCTGGAGAAGTTCGTCGCCTACCTCAGCCACAACGACGAAACCGGCCTGGTGCAGCGCGCCCAGCGCGCGCTCGAGGACGCGGCCGCGCTCGGCTTCGACGCCCTCGCCGCGCGCCAGGCCGCGGCGCTGGCGCGGTTCTGGGGCGGTGCCGAGCTGTCGATCGACGGCGACGCGGCGGCCGAGCAGGCGCTGCGCTTCAACCTGTTCCACCTGTTGCAGTCGGCCGGCCGCGACGGCATCAACGGCACCGCCGCCAAGGGCCTGACCGGCGAAGGCTACGAAGGCCATTATTTCTGGGACACCGAAGCCTTCATGCTGCCGGTGATGGTCTACACCGCCCCGGAAGTGGCGCGCGCCATGCTGCACGCGCGCTACCAGGCGCTGGAGCCGGCGCGCCGGCATGCGCGCGAGATGAACCACGCCCACGGCGCGCTGTTCCCCTGGCGCACCATCACCGGCGGCGAATGCTCGGCGCACTACCCCTCGGGCTCGGCCGCGTACCACATCAACGCCGCGGTCGCCTACGCGATCGGGCTGTACTTCGACGCCACCGAAGAACTGGACTTCCTGCTCGAAAGCGGCGCCGAGATCCTGTTCGAGACCGCGCGCATCTGGCCGCAGATCGGCCATTTCGACGCCCGCCGCGGCGGCGCGTTCTGCATCCACGAGGTCACCGGCCCGGACGAGTACACCGCCCTGGTCGACAACAATTTCTACACCAACCGCATGGCCCAGCAGCACCTGCTGCGCGCCGCGCAGGTCTGGCGGCTGCTGCAGGAGCAGCGCCCGCAACAGGCCCAGGCGCTGGCCGCGCGGCTGCGCCTGCAGCCGCACGAGGCGGCGCTGTGGCAACGCGCCGGCGAGGCGATGTTCCTGCACTACGACCAGGCGCTGGGCGTCTACGCCCAGGACGACACCTTCCTGAGCAAGCCGCGCTGGCCGTTCCCGCGCCGCGAAGGCGAGCACCGCCCGCTGTTGCTGGATTTCCATCCGCTGACCCTGTACCGGCACCAGATCTGCAAGCAGGCCGACGTGGTCATGGCCCTGGTCCTGGCCGGCCACGACCTCCCGGCCGACGCCAAACGGCGCAGCTACGACTACTACGAAGCCGTCACCACCCACGACTCGACCCTGTCGGCATCGGTGTTCGGCATCCTCGCCAGCGAAGTCGGCCATGCCGCGCAGGCCGAGCGTTTCTTCAACGACAACCTGCGCGTCGACCTGGACGATCTGCACGGCAACACCGACCACGGCGTGCACATGGCCGCGCTGGCCGGCACCTGGCTCGGCCTGGGCGCCGGTTTCGCCGGCCTACGCAGCCACGAGGGCACGCTGCGCTTCGCCCCCACCCTGCCCGCCGGCTGGCGCGGCTACGGCTTCGGCCTGCGCTGGCGCGGCCGCCGCCTGCGCCTGCGGGTCGAGCGCGACGGGGTCGAATACCGCCTGCTCGACGGCGAGCCGCTGAGCATCGAGCACCAGGGCAGGCGCCTGGAACTGCGCGTCGAGCAGCCGCAGCGCGCCGAGCTGGCCGCGCCCGGCGGCCCGGTGCGGCAGGCCTTCCCGCGCCCCGCGCAGGCGTTGATCTTCGATCTCGACGGCGTCCTCACCGACACCGCCCAGACCCATTACCGGGCCTGGAAGCGCATGGCCGACGAGGAAGGCCTGCCGTTCGACCAGCACGTCAACGAACAACTCAAGGGCGTCGACCGGATGGCGTCGCTGGAAATCATCCTGCGCCATGCCGGGCGGGTGCTCGGCGCCGAGGCCAAGCGCGCGCTGGCCGAGCGCAAGAACGCCTACTACGTCGAAGCGATCGCCTCGGTGACCCCGGCCGACCTGTTCCCCGGCGTCGCCGCGCTGCTGCAACGGGCGCGCGCGCGCGGGCTCAAGCTCGGCCTGGCTTCGGCCAGCCGCAACGCCGCCGCGCTGCTGGAACGGCTCGGCATCGCCCAGCGCTTCGATTACGTCGCCGACTCGGCGCGGATCGCCCGCGCCAAGCCCGAGCCCGACATCTTCCTCGACGTCGCCGCCGCGCTCGGCGTGGCGCCGGCGCAATGCATCGGCATCGAGGATGCCGCCGCCGGCGTGGTCGCGATCAAGCGCGCCGGCATGGCCGCGGTCGGCATCGGCGACCCGGCCAGCCTGACCGACGCCGACGCCTGTCTCGGCGAGATCGCCGCCTTCGACCTGGACGCCTTCGTTTCGCCCTGACCGCGCGCGGCACGCACCGCCGCGGCAGATCCGACCGCCAACCGCAATCCGAGCAAGAGAACTTTCAGATGAGTGGGGAGAACACCATGCAACGCGCATCGTCCAAGCAAGCTCGCCTGATCCGTTACGCCCTGTCCGCGGCGATCGCCGCCGCCCTGGCGCCGGGCGCCGTCCTGGCCCAGGAGCCGGCCGCGCCGGCGCCCACCGCGCAGGAACCCGCGCCGGCGGCGCCCGCCGCAGCGTCCGACAGCAAGGAAGCGGCCACCACCCTCGACGCGATCGTGGTCAGCGGCACCGCGCGCTTCAAGGGCCTGCGCAAGCGCGACGCCAGCTTCTCGATCACCACCGCCTCGCTGGAGCAGATCCAGGAAGCGGTGCCGCTGAGCACCGCCGACGCGCTCAAGGTCGTGCCCGGCGTGTGGGCCGAATCGGCCGGCGGCAGCACCGGCGCCAACATCTTCGTCCGCGGCATGCCTTCGGAAGGCGATGCCCCGTTCGTGACCGTGCAGATGGACGGCGCGCCGCTGTACCCGCCGCCGACCCTGTCGTTCCTGGAGAACTCGACCCTGTTCCGGATGGACGACACGGTCGAACGGATGGAAGTGCTGCGCGGCGGCCCGAGCCCGATCTTCTCCAACGGCCAGCCCGGCGCGACGGTCAACTTCATCCAGAAGAAGGGCGGCGAAGAACCCGCCGGCAGCGTCCGCATCGGCCTGGGCAGCGACAACTTCCGCCGGGTCGACCTGTTCAACAGCGGCAAGCTCGGCGAAGGCTGGTACTACAGCGTCGGCGGCTTCTACCGGGTCACCGACGGCGTGCGCGACACCCAGTTCCCGGCCGACAAGGGCGGCCAGCTCAGCGCCACCCTGACCCACAGCTGGGACAGCGGCGAGGTCACCGTCTACGCCCGCCACACCGACGACAAGAACGCCTTCTTCACCCCGATCCCGCTGTTGTCGCGCAACAACGGCAGCAGCCTGTCGAGCTTCCCCGGCCTGGACGCGCAGACCGGCACCCTGCTCGGCAACGACTTCCGCCACGTCGAGATCCCGACCGGCCGCGGCACCAGCATCCGCCGCGACCTGGCCGAAGGCCGCGGCATCAACCTCGACGTGTTCGGCGCCTCGATGGACTTCTACGCCGGCGACTGGACCATCAGCGACCGGGTCAACTACGTCAGCGGCAGCGCCCCGACCAACGGCCTGTTCACCGGCGCCAGCCCCAAGCGCATGGCCGACTACATCGCCGGCTTCAACAGCGCCGGCACCGCCACCTACGTCAACGGCGGCGGCGCGGTCGACCCCAACCAGCAGGTGCTGACCGCCGGCTTCTGGGTGGTCGACAAGGAACTCGAATCCTTCACCAACGACCTGCGCTTCAGCCGCGACCTGTTCGAGGGCAACACCTTCACCGCCGGCGTCTACTACGCGCGCTACTCGTCCAAGGACACCTGGTACCTCGGCAACAACATGCTGCTGACCGCGCAGAACAACGCGCGCCGGATCAACCTGACCCTGGCCGACGGCCGCCAGGTCACCCGCGACGGTTTCGTCGGCACCTCGTTCTTCTCCCTGCGCGGCGACTACGACGGCCAGAACACCGCGGTGTTCCTCGCCGACGAATGGCAGATCAACGACCGCCTGCGTCTGGACGGCGGCGTGCGCTACGAGTGGCAGCAGGTCGACGGCACCGTGCACGACGTGGCCACGGTCGACCTGGACGGCAACCCGAACACCCTCTACGACAACGCCACCTCGATCTCGCTGCCGAGCAGCCGCCGGATCGACCAGGACGACCACCACTTCTCCTGGACCCTGGGCCTGAACTACAAGCTCAACGACACCAGCAGCGTGTTCGCCCGCGCCAACTCGGGCTACAAGCTGCCGGCGTTCGACAACCTGCGCGACGGCAACACCAAGATCCAGGAAATCGACCAGTACGAGCTCGGCTTCAAGTCCGGCAACAACGTCTACGACCTGTACCTGACCGCGTTCTACAACAAGTTCACCAACTCGCCGTTCCAGGCCTTCCTCGACGACGGCACCAACTTCACCACCGTCGGCGACTCGCGCGCCTACGGCGTGGAAGTGGAAGGCGCGGTGCGGCCGATCGGCGGCCTGGAGCTGGCCCTGACCGGGATCTGGCTGGACGCGCAGTACGAGAACTACCGCGAGTTCACCGGCAACCAGGTGATGCGCCAGCCCAAGCAGCAGTTCCGCTTCACCCCCAGCTATTTCTGGAACCTGCCGTTCGGCGACCTGAAGATCTTCGCCACCTACTCGCACATCGGCGACCGCTACGCCGACCTGGCCAACACCCAGAAGCTGCCGTCCTACGACACCCTGGACGTGGGCGCCAACCTGCACGTCGGCGAGAACTGGGAGTTCGCCTTCACCGGCAGCAACGTCACCAACGAGCTGGGCCTGACCGAAGGCAACGTGCGCGTGCCCGGCGCGGCCACCGGCGGCGTGTTCATGGGCCGTCCGCTGGCCGGGCGTTCCTACCTGTTCTCGGCCGCCTACCGCTGGTGATCCGGCGTCCGCGCCGCCGCTCGGCGGCGCGGCGCTAGCGGGGCCGCCGCGCGCGGCCCCGGCCCCCGGCTTACCTCACCGTTCGCGACGGCCGGCGCTCGTGGCTGCCGCCCTCCCCCTCTCTCCGGCGTCCGCACTTGGCAAGCCGCCGCGAACGGTCTTTTATTAGCTCGCTCCGGCCCCGCGCCGGAGCGCTCACCGGAGCCACGCCCGCATGAACCGAGGCCGCATGATCCTGGCGATGATCCTCACCTACATGGTGTTCGGGATCCTGCTCAACAGCGTCGGCACGGTGATCCTGCAGTCGATCCAGGGCTTCGGCATCGACAAGGGCCAGGCCAGCATCCTGGAAGCGTTCAAGGACCTGCCGATCGCGATCGTGTCGTTCCTGACCGCGGCGCTGATGCCGCGGCTGGGCTACCGCCGGGCGATGATGCTCGGCCTGGCCCTGGTCGGCGCGGCCTGCGCGCTGATGCCGCTGCTGGCCTCGTTCTGGATGACCAAGCTGCTGTTCGCCGCGACCGGCATGGCCTTCGCCCTGGTCAAGGTCTCGGTGTATTCCTCGATCGGCCTGCTGACCGAGGGCAAGCAACAGCACGCCAGCCTGACCAGCACCATCGAGGGCTGGTTCATGGTCGGCGTGCTCGCCGGCTACTGGATCTTCGCCTGGTTCATCGATCCGCAATCGCCCGGCGATCCGGTCTGGCTGCGGGTGTACTGGCTGCTGGCGGCGGTATGCGCGGCGATCGTGCTGCTGCTGGCCGGCTCGCACCTGGACGAACGCGCCGCGCGCGACGGCCATGCCGCCGGCGACTCCTTCCTCGACATGTTCCGCCTGGTCGCCCAGCCGCTGGTCGCGGTGTTCCTGGCTTCGGCCTTCCTGTACGTGCTGATCGAGCAGAGCGTCGGCACCTGGCTGCCGACCTTCAACCGCGAAATCCTGCACCTGCCGACCACGATGAGCGTGCAGGCGGCGAGCATCTTCGCCGTGTCGCTGGCGCTGGGCCGGCTCGGCGCCGGCCTGGCCCTGCGCCGGGTGCCCTGGCACTGGCTGCTGATGACCTGCGTGGCGGCGATGGCGGCGCTGGTGGTGGTGGCCCTGCCGCTGGCCGGCGACGCGCGGCCGAACCCGGCCATGACCTGGGCGCACGCGCCGCTGGCGGCCTATGTGTTCCCGCTGATCGGCCTGTTCATGGCGCCGATTTATCCGGCGATCAACTCGGTGGTGCTGAGTTCACTGCCGAAGTCGCGGCATGCGGCGATGACCGGCCTGATCGTGGTGTTCTCCGCCCTCGGCGGCACCACCGGCTCGTTCATCACCGGACAATTGTTCGCCCGCATCGGCGGCGGCACCGCGTTCTACTTGTCGCTGCTGCCGATGGCGCTGCTGCTGTTGGCGATCGCCTTGCTCAAGCGGCAGAGCGGGCGCGCCGAAGCCGCGGTCGCGGCGGCGGCTTGAACGACGGCCGCCTCTGCGGCGCGGCCGACCGCCCCTTGTTCGTCATGCCCGCGAAGGCGGGCATCCAGAGGCTTCAGAGTCATGCTGCGGTGAAGCGCTCAGAGGCTTCAAAGTCCTCTCGCGATGCAGCCCTGGATCCCCGCGTTCGCGGGGATGACGGCAGGTGGGTTTCGCCGCGGGCTGCCAAGCCGTCGTGCCCGCGATGGCGGGCCTCGGCTCCAGCCGGATCGGGCTTACTCTTCCAGCAGCACGTAGTCGCCCTTCGTGCCCCAGCGCTTGCCGACCCGCGCGCACAGCTTGCCGTCGCAACGGGTCAAGGCGCCCGTGCGCGAGGCTTCCAGGATGTCGGCGCCGAACTTGGCGCGTTCGATCTCGCGCATGGATTTGCGGGCGAAATAGACGCTGGCGCCGACCGCCAGCACCGAACCGACCAGCAGCGCGACCACGCCCTTGTACAGCAGGTGCTGCTGCGAGCGCAGCAGCGACTTGCGCTGTTCTTCCAGCGCCTGCGCCGCGCGCTGGGCGGTCTCCGCGCTTTCGCGCAACTGCGCGCCGATCGGGGCGAAGGTCTGTTCGGCGCCGCGGCCGATGGCTTCCTGGGTCTGGGCGCGCACGGCCTGGGCGATCTGCTGCCCCAGCAATTCGGCGCCGGCGCCCATGCCTTGCGCGGTGCGTTGCAACTCGTCGGCGCTGCGGTCGACGTGCTGGACCGCACGTTCGCTTTGTTCCTGCAGATGCTGGGCGAAAATCGCCAGGTCGGCGGCGAGGCGTTTCAGGTCTTGCGCGTCCTGCACGAGGATCTCCGTAAGCGTGCTTTTGAAAACATGATCTTGAAAACGTGCTTCTGAAAAACGTGCCTTTGAAAAGCTCGCTCTTCAAAAACGTGATGTTGAAAAACGTGATGTTGAGAAACGTGTCGGCGAAAACGCGATCTTAAAACGTTTGCTTGAGAACGTGCCGACTGAAGAATCGTGTCGAAGAACCCGTCCCCTACGGCCCCGGCAAGCGCGGCGCGGGCGGCGCCGGAGACTGCGCGGCTTGCTGGGTCGGCGCGGGCGCCGGCTGGACCTCCGGCGCCGGCGCCCGTTCGGCGCTACGGGCCTGGGCGTTCTGATCCTGCTGGCGCTGCTGCTCCTGTTGCTGCCGATACTGCTCGCGGCCGCCCTGCAGCCAGGCCTGGCCGGATTCGGACTGGGCGTAATCCTGGGTCGCAGCGCGGAAGCCGGCATTGTCGCGGTTGCGCGCGGCTTCGACCATCCGCTCGAAGCTGCGCTCGACCTCGTCGCCGCCCTGCGCGCGAGCGCCCGGAGCCTGGCCGCCTTGCACTTGAATGGGCTGGCCGGCGTCCAGCGCGCCCAGCCGCACCGGCGCGGCGCCGATCGGCACTCCGCGACGCTCGAAACGCACGTCCAGCTCGGGATCGATCGGTTCCTTGCGGTAAGGATCGGCCACCGAACCGTCCTTGTGCTGCTGCTTGCTCGCGACCAGGTCGACCCGGTCGCGTTCGCCGTCGCGGAAGTCGCGGGTGGTGTAGAAGAACTGGTGCTTGTCCGAACGATGGACGACGTTGAACGAGGGGTCGTCCGGCTCGACCCGCTTGGCCAGCAACGGCCGGTCGCTGAGGCTGTTGAGGTAGTCGGTCATCAGGTTGCCGCTGCGGATCGACAGGCCGTTGAGCTCGTAGCTGCCGCCGATGTTGCTGTGCGCGCCGCCGACGGTGACGTTGAGGAAGCGCGATTCCTCGGTGAAGCCGGGCCGCAGCAGGCTGGTCGACTTGAACTGGTCGCGGCGCTCGTCCTCGGCGGTGATCTGGAAGCCGGACACCACCGACGGCGGCAGGCGCCGATCGTGCAGGCGCGGCTCGCCGGTGCCGACCGGATCGAACAGCCCTACCGCCTGCGCCACCTGGCCCGGCGGCACCAGCGGCGGCTTGGTGTATTCGACGCCGACGATGTTGCCGTCGCCGTCCTGACGGTACTTGGCGCCGCTCGGATCCTGGATGCCGCGCTCGTGGACCAGGCGCGCGAACGCCGCTTCCTGCTCGGCGCCGCGGCTGAAACCGATCCCGGCGACGCTGATCCGCGCCTGCGGGTCTTCGCGCAGCCATTGCTTGGACTGCTCGGCGAACTGGCGGTACATCTGCTCCACGCGCGGCTCGAAGGTATGGCCGGTGGCCATGTCGCGGGTGCTCTTGAACCAGCCGTCCTGGGTGCCGGGGCCCTCGACATAGCCGTAGCCGACGTTGCGGTGCAGGCCGGCTTCGAGCTGCTGGACCACGTTGGCGACGTTGGTGTGGTTCTTGGGGTCGTCCTTGTACATGCTGTTGCCGGTGCCGTCGAACGCGGCCACGAACAAACGCGCATGCGGGTCTTTCGAATCCAGCAGCAACGGCGACTGCAGCCGCGCCAGTTCGGCGCTGGCCTCGCGGTAACTGTCCAGGTCGTGCCGGTCGGCGGGATAGGTCTTGACCCCGTCCGGATGCTTTCCACCGCCCATCGCAAACTCTCCTTAGTTCTGCGGCCCGCGAGGGCGGTCAGTAGCTGCGGCTGAACACCTTG includes:
- a CDS encoding MFS transporter; the encoded protein is MNRGRMILAMILTYMVFGILLNSVGTVILQSIQGFGIDKGQASILEAFKDLPIAIVSFLTAALMPRLGYRRAMMLGLALVGAACALMPLLASFWMTKLLFAATGMAFALVKVSVYSSIGLLTEGKQQHASLTSTIEGWFMVGVLAGYWIFAWFIDPQSPGDPVWLRVYWLLAAVCAAIVLLLAGSHLDERAARDGHAAGDSFLDMFRLVAQPLVAVFLASAFLYVLIEQSVGTWLPTFNREILHLPTTMSVQAASIFAVSLALGRLGAGLALRRVPWHWLLMTCVAAMAALVVVALPLAGDARPNPAMTWAHAPLAAYVFPLIGLFMAPIYPAINSVVLSSLPKSRHAAMTGLIVVFSALGGTTGSFITGQLFARIGGGTAFYLSLLPMALLLLAIALLKRQSGRAEAAVAAAA
- a CDS encoding DUF2235 domain-containing protein → MGGGKHPDGVKTYPADRHDLDSYREASAELARLQSPLLLDSKDPHARLFVAAFDGTGNSMYKDDPKNHTNVANVVQQLEAGLHRNVGYGYVEGPGTQDGWFKSTRDMATGHTFEPRVEQMYRQFAEQSKQWLREDPQARISVAGIGFSRGAEQEAAFARLVHERGIQDPSGAKYRQDGDGNIVGVEYTKPPLVPPGQVAQAVGLFDPVGTGEPRLHDRRLPPSVVSGFQITAEDERRDQFKSTSLLRPGFTEESRFLNVTVGGAHSNIGGSYELNGLSIRSGNLMTDYLNSLSDRPLLAKRVEPDDPSFNVVHRSDKHQFFYTTRDFRDGERDRVDLVASKQQHKDGSVADPYRKEPIDPELDVRFERRGVPIGAAPVRLGALDAGQPIQVQGGQAPGARAQGGDEVERSFERMVEAARNRDNAGFRAATQDYAQSESGQAWLQGGREQYRQQQEQQRQQDQNAQARSAERAPAPEVQPAPAPTQQAAQSPAPPAPRLPGP